From one Trachemys scripta elegans isolate TJP31775 chromosome 14, CAS_Tse_1.0, whole genome shotgun sequence genomic stretch:
- the LOC117887147 gene encoding acetylcholinesterase-like isoform X1, with the protein MGQRVPPMSSWPHTTSQALCLHLVLAQQITPCGWFLSLPVSAMLALLPVLPCLLLFLSLLGPGSASDDGTVVLTSSGPVRGKHLLAGSSTVTAFLGIPYAKPPMGPLRFKKPVPHKPWRRVLEATSYGNSCPQQVFSGYPGSAMWLPTTPLSEDCLFLNLWVPQPQPQVPALVPILVWIHSGGFFIGTASLDVYDGRFLAATESVIVASMNYRLGALGFLSLPPAAPGNAGLWDQRLALRWLQKNAAAFGGDPARMMLFGQSAGGASVAFHLLSPGSRHLFARAALQSGVANAPWALLSPKEARERARALGRLMGCGKGSDGAVVDCLKRKDSEEFVRHDFTITRNKRLVDFPFLPTVDGDFLPDEPQRLLEAGHIHAKPILTGITANEGSMFLMFGAPGFSLGNDSLIGWKELVEGVRFMVPGLPKLSIQAAALRYSQEGKGHGLAQHRWAMNQAASDYLFLCPMTELAGQLANAGTPTYVYFFAHRSSGSLWPHWMGAVHTTELLYLFGTLASEGGANHTYTEAEAALSRRVMRYWAEFARSGNPTGPDRSKGHWPLYNTTEQNFFHISKNESRVKGPLPTQHCSFWARLERISGPKGK; encoded by the exons ATGGGGCAGCGTGTCCCTCCCATGTCATCCTGGCCCCACACCACCAGCCAGGCTTTATGTCTCCACCTGGTACTGGCCCAACAAATAACTCCCTGTGGGTGGTTTCTTTCTCTTCCAGTTTCTGCCATGCTGGCACTCCTCCCTGTGCTGCCCTGCCTGCTGCTGTTCCTCTCCCTGCTaggccctggctctgcctccGATGATGGCACTGTGGTGCTCACCAGCAGTGGTCCCGTCCGGGGCAAGCATCTCTTAGCCGGCTCCAGCACAGTCACCGCCTTCCTGGGCATCCCCTACGCCAAGCCCCCCATGGGGCCCTTGCGCTTCAAGAAACCAGTTCCTCACAAGCCTTGGAGGCGTGTCCTGGAGGCCACCAGCTATGGCAACTCCTGCCCCCAGCAAGTGTTTTCTGGTTACCCTGGCAGTGCCATGTGGCTGCCTACCACACCGCTCTCAGAGGATTGCCTCTTCCTCAACCTCtgggtgccccagccccagccccaggttcCCGCTCTGGTCCCCATCCTTGTCTGGATCCACAGCGGGGGATTCTTCATCGGCACAGCCTCCCTTGACGTCTATGATGGGCGCTTCCTAGCCGCCACTGAGAGCGTCATTGTGGCCTCCATGAACTACCGGCTGGGGGCGCTGGGCTTCCTCTCGCTGCCGCCAGCCGCCCCAGGAAACGCCGGCCTGTGGGACCAGCGCCTGGCACTGCGCTGGCTGCAGAAGAATGCAGCCGCTTTTGGTGGGGACCCAGCACGGATGATGCTATTTGGCCAGAGCGCTGGTGGTGCCTCGGTCGCCTTCCACCTCCTCTCACCAGGGAGCCGGCACCTCTTTGCCCGGGCTGCGCTGCAGAGCGGAGTCGCCAATGCACCTTGGGCTTTACTGAGCCCAAAGgaggccagagagagagcccGGGCACTCGGCCGACTGATGGGCTGTGGCAAGGGCAGTGACGGTGCTGTGGTAGACTGTCTGAAGAGGAAAGATTCGGAGGAGTTTGTCCGACACGATTTCACCATCACAAGGAACAAGAGACTGGTTGATTTCCCCTTCTTGCCCACAGTGGATGGGGATTTCCTCCCTGATGAGCCACAGCGGCTGCTGGAGGCCGGGCACATCCACGCCAAACCCATCCTCACCGGCATCACTGCCAATGAAGGTTCCATGTTCCTGATGTTCGGCGCTCCTGGATTCAGCCTGGGGAATGACAGCCTGATCGGCTGGAAGGAGCTGGTGGAGGGGGTAAGGTTCATGGTGCCGGGATTGCCAAAGCTCTCCATCCAGGCAGCAGCGTTGAGGTACAGCCAAGAGGGGAAGGGTCACGGCCTGGCGCAGCACCGCTGGGCCATGAACCAAGCTGCCAGTGACTACCTCTTCTTGTGCCCCATGACTGAGCTGGCTGGGCAGCTGGCGAATGCTGGGACCCCCACGTACGTCTACTTCTTTGCACACCGCTCTTCCGGCTCACTCTGGCCCCACTGGATGGGTGCGGTGCACACCACCGAGCTACTCTATCTCTTTGGGACCCTGGCATCCGAGGGGGGAGCCAACCACACATACACGGAGGCCGAGGCGGCACTCAGCCGTAGGGTGATGCGGTACTGGGCGGAGTTTGCCAGGAGTGG GAATCCCACAGGGCCAGATAGGAGCAAGGGGCACTGGCCCCTCTACAACACCACAGAGCAGAACTTCTTTCACATCAGCAAGAATGAGTCTCGGGTCAAAGGGCCATTGCCCACGCAGCACTGCAGCTTCTGGGCACGTCTTGAGAGGATCTCCGGACCCAAGGGTAAGTGA
- the LOC117887147 gene encoding acetylcholinesterase-like isoform X2: MLALLPVLPCLLLFLSLLGPGSASDDGTVVLTSSGPVRGKHLLAGSSTVTAFLGIPYAKPPMGPLRFKKPVPHKPWRRVLEATSYGNSCPQQVFSGYPGSAMWLPTTPLSEDCLFLNLWVPQPQPQVPALVPILVWIHSGGFFIGTASLDVYDGRFLAATESVIVASMNYRLGALGFLSLPPAAPGNAGLWDQRLALRWLQKNAAAFGGDPARMMLFGQSAGGASVAFHLLSPGSRHLFARAALQSGVANAPWALLSPKEARERARALGRLMGCGKGSDGAVVDCLKRKDSEEFVRHDFTITRNKRLVDFPFLPTVDGDFLPDEPQRLLEAGHIHAKPILTGITANEGSMFLMFGAPGFSLGNDSLIGWKELVEGVRFMVPGLPKLSIQAAALRYSQEGKGHGLAQHRWAMNQAASDYLFLCPMTELAGQLANAGTPTYVYFFAHRSSGSLWPHWMGAVHTTELLYLFGTLASEGGANHTYTEAEAALSRRVMRYWAEFARSGNPTGPDRSKGHWPLYNTTEQNFFHISKNESRVKGPLPTQHCSFWARLERISGPKGQQIPRA, translated from the exons ATGCTGGCACTCCTCCCTGTGCTGCCCTGCCTGCTGCTGTTCCTCTCCCTGCTaggccctggctctgcctccGATGATGGCACTGTGGTGCTCACCAGCAGTGGTCCCGTCCGGGGCAAGCATCTCTTAGCCGGCTCCAGCACAGTCACCGCCTTCCTGGGCATCCCCTACGCCAAGCCCCCCATGGGGCCCTTGCGCTTCAAGAAACCAGTTCCTCACAAGCCTTGGAGGCGTGTCCTGGAGGCCACCAGCTATGGCAACTCCTGCCCCCAGCAAGTGTTTTCTGGTTACCCTGGCAGTGCCATGTGGCTGCCTACCACACCGCTCTCAGAGGATTGCCTCTTCCTCAACCTCtgggtgccccagccccagccccaggttcCCGCTCTGGTCCCCATCCTTGTCTGGATCCACAGCGGGGGATTCTTCATCGGCACAGCCTCCCTTGACGTCTATGATGGGCGCTTCCTAGCCGCCACTGAGAGCGTCATTGTGGCCTCCATGAACTACCGGCTGGGGGCGCTGGGCTTCCTCTCGCTGCCGCCAGCCGCCCCAGGAAACGCCGGCCTGTGGGACCAGCGCCTGGCACTGCGCTGGCTGCAGAAGAATGCAGCCGCTTTTGGTGGGGACCCAGCACGGATGATGCTATTTGGCCAGAGCGCTGGTGGTGCCTCGGTCGCCTTCCACCTCCTCTCACCAGGGAGCCGGCACCTCTTTGCCCGGGCTGCGCTGCAGAGCGGAGTCGCCAATGCACCTTGGGCTTTACTGAGCCCAAAGgaggccagagagagagcccGGGCACTCGGCCGACTGATGGGCTGTGGCAAGGGCAGTGACGGTGCTGTGGTAGACTGTCTGAAGAGGAAAGATTCGGAGGAGTTTGTCCGACACGATTTCACCATCACAAGGAACAAGAGACTGGTTGATTTCCCCTTCTTGCCCACAGTGGATGGGGATTTCCTCCCTGATGAGCCACAGCGGCTGCTGGAGGCCGGGCACATCCACGCCAAACCCATCCTCACCGGCATCACTGCCAATGAAGGTTCCATGTTCCTGATGTTCGGCGCTCCTGGATTCAGCCTGGGGAATGACAGCCTGATCGGCTGGAAGGAGCTGGTGGAGGGGGTAAGGTTCATGGTGCCGGGATTGCCAAAGCTCTCCATCCAGGCAGCAGCGTTGAGGTACAGCCAAGAGGGGAAGGGTCACGGCCTGGCGCAGCACCGCTGGGCCATGAACCAAGCTGCCAGTGACTACCTCTTCTTGTGCCCCATGACTGAGCTGGCTGGGCAGCTGGCGAATGCTGGGACCCCCACGTACGTCTACTTCTTTGCACACCGCTCTTCCGGCTCACTCTGGCCCCACTGGATGGGTGCGGTGCACACCACCGAGCTACTCTATCTCTTTGGGACCCTGGCATCCGAGGGGGGAGCCAACCACACATACACGGAGGCCGAGGCGGCACTCAGCCGTAGGGTGATGCGGTACTGGGCGGAGTTTGCCAGGAGTGG GAATCCCACAGGGCCAGATAGGAGCAAGGGGCACTGGCCCCTCTACAACACCACAGAGCAGAACTTCTTTCACATCAGCAAGAATGAGTCTCGGGTCAAAGGGCCATTGCCCACGCAGCACTGCAGCTTCTGGGCACGTCTTGAGAGGATCTCCGGACCCAAGG GCCAACAGATCCCCAGGGCCTAG